A stretch of Zonotrichia albicollis isolate bZonAlb1 chromosome 32, bZonAlb1.hap1, whole genome shotgun sequence DNA encodes these proteins:
- the LOC141726117 gene encoding LOW QUALITY PROTEIN: uncharacterized protein LOC141726117 (The sequence of the model RefSeq protein was modified relative to this genomic sequence to represent the inferred CDS: substituted 1 base at 1 genomic stop codon) → MESSEEPVAEAVWSGSTARQGEANGEEKPRRSLSRRGCKGRARGSEGERASLGHGGAQRSELGPREQLQGGEEKPHKCSGCGKSFRCRSKLTVHLRSHTGEKPFECDECHLRFYSSAHLVRHQRIHTNERPFCCPDCGKGFRERSSLVIHQRIHTGERPYECGECGKSFRVTYKLTLHLRTHTGERPYECDQCQKRFVSSSDLVVHQRSHTDERPFQCPDCGKGFNRVSHLNQHRRIHTGERPYECGQCQMRFRTSTLLLSHQITHTEVRPFHCPDCGKGFRHSSNLFFHRRIHTGERPHECPQCGKRFRESSTLTVHLRSHTGERPYKCDQCQKGCSTSSELLLHQRIHTDERPFRCPECGVGFKSKSKLTAHLRSHTGERPYECHQCKKRFLSSSNLRSHQWIHTEERPFRCPDCGKGFRDNSALTTHRRIHTGERPHECPQCGKSFTHSSSLTVHLRIHTGERPYECLQCGKSFTKSSYLIIHLRSHTGEKPYECAECHQRFYTNSHLVSHQSIHTKERPFRCPDCGKAFRQKCSLVIHQRIHTGEKPYECGECGQSFRDSSTLSVHLRSHTGERPYECDQCNKRFLSSSHLLRHQLIHSEQRPFHCRDCGRGFRQKSALITHRRIHTGEGPHVCPQCGKGFRARSYLTAHLSSHTGERPYECDQCQKRFLRSSHLLQHQLIHTEERPFHCRDCGQSFRRKEALITHQRIHTGERPHECSQCGKSFRASSSLTAHLRSHTRERPYECGECGKSYTSKSHLIYHQRSHTGERPYECDQCKKRFMSSSELVVHQRSHTDERPFQCPDCGMAFKSVSNLNTHRRIHTGERPYECGQCRKQFRNSSDLLSHQLIHSEVRPFHCRECGKGFRHNSALNKHRRIHTGERPHECPQCGKGFIRSSSLTVHLRSHTGERPYECDQCQKGFYTSSELLRHQRIHTDERPFRCPDCGVGFKYNSALIVHWRIHTGERPYQCPQCGKSFTQSSHLTAHLRSHTGERPQEXDQCPKRFQSSSHLLSHQRIHTEVRPFRCRDCGKGFRLSSALIRHRRIHSRERPHECDQCGKGFSKTSTLTGHLQRQH, encoded by the exons atggagagcagcgaggagccggtggccgaggccgtttggagcggctccacggctcggcagggagaagccaacggggaggagaagccgcggagatccctgagcaggaggggctgcaaaggcagagcgcggggatccgagggggaaagagccagcctgggccatggaggggctcagagatccgagctggggccccgtgagcagctccagggtggggaggagaagccccacaagtgctccgggtgtgggaagagcttcaggtgtaGGTCCAAACTGActgtccacctgaggagccacacaggggagaAGCCCTTTGAGTGTGATGAATGCCATCTGAGGTTTTACAGCAGCGCCCATCTGGTCCGTCACCAGCGCATTCACACCAACGAGCGGCCATTTTGCTGTCCTGATTGTGGAAAGGGATTCAGGGAAAGGTCTAGCCTCGTCATCCATCAGCgaatccacaccggggagaggccctatgagtgtggggagtgtgggaagagcttcagagtGACCTACAAACTGACTCTCCACCTGAGAACCCACACGGGAGAGCGACCCTACGAGTGtgaccagtgccagaagaggtttgTGAGCAGCTCTGATCTCGTGGTGCACCAGCGctcacacacggacgagaggcccttccagtgccccgactgcgggaagggcttcaaccgCGTCTCCCACCTCAACcagcaccggcgcatccacaccggggagaggccctacgagtgtggtcAGTGCCAGATGAGGTTTCGGACCAGCACCCTGCTCCTCAGCCACCAGATCACCCACACCGAGGTGCGGCCGTTCCACTGccctgactgcgggaagggcttcaggcacAGCTCCAACCTCTTCttccaccggcgcatccacaccggggagagaccccacgagtgtccccagtgtgggaagagattCAGAGAGAGCTCCACCCTGACTGTCCACCTCAgaagccacaccggggagaggccctacaagtgtgatcagtgccagaagggctGTTCCACCTCGTCTGAACTCCTCCttcaccagcgcatccacacggacgagaggcccttccgctgtcccgaatgtggggtgggattcaagTCCAA GTCCAAACTGActgcccacctgaggagccacacgggGGAACGACCCTACGAGTGTCACCAGTGCAAGAAGAGGTTCTTGAGCAGCTCCAATCTTCGTAGTCACCAGTGGATTCACACCGAGGAGCGGCCGTTCCGCTGTCCTGattgtgggaagggattcagggaCAATTCCGCTCTCACCACCCACCGGCgcattcacactggggagagaccccatgagtgtccccagtgtgggaagagtttcacccacagctccagcctgactgtgcacctgaggatccacactggggagaggccctatgagtgtctcCAGTGTGGCAAGAGTTTCACCAAGAGCTCCTATCTGATTatccacctgaggagccacaccggggagaagcCCTATGAGTGTGCTGAATGCCATCAGAGGTTTTACACCAACTCCCATCTCGTCAGTCACCAGAGCATTCACACcaaggagaggcccttccgctgtcccgatTGTGGAAAGGCATTCAGGCAAAAGTGCAGCCTCGTCATCCACCAGCgaatccacaccggggagaagccctatgagtgtggggagtgtgggcagagcttTAGAGACAGTTCCACCCTTTCagtccacctgaggagccacaccggggagaggccctacgagtgtgatcagtgcaatAAGAGGTTCCTgagcagctcccatctcctccgtCACCAGCTCATTCACAGCGAGCAGAGGCCGTTCCACTGCCGTGACTGCGGGAGGGGCTTCAGGCAAAAGTCCGCCTtgatcacccaccggcgcatccacaccggggagggACCCCacgtgtgtccccagtgtgggaagggcttcagagcAAGGTCCTACCTGACTGCCCACCTGAgtagccacaccggggagaggccctatgagtgtgatcagtgccagaagaggttcCTGAggagctcccatctcctccagcaccagctcattcacaccgaggagaggccgtTCCACTGCCGTGACTGTGGGCAGAGCTTCAGGCGCAAGGAGGCTCTGATCacccaccagcgcatccacactggggagagaccccacgagtgttcccagtgtgggaagagcttcagggcgagctccagcctgactgcccacctgaggagccacaccagggagaggccctacgagtgtggggagtgcggGAAGAGCTACACGTCCAAGTCCCACCTGATTTaccaccagaggagccacacggGGGAGCGACCCTACGAGTGTGACCAGTGCAAGAAGAGGTTTATGAGCAGCTCTGAACTCGTGGTGCACCAGCGctcacacacggacgagaggcccttccagtgccccgactgcgggatgGCCTTCAAAAGCGTCTCAAACCTCAACACACACCgacgcatccacaccggggagaggccgtACGAGTGTGGTCAGTGCAGGAAACAGTTTCGGAACAGCTCCGATCTCCTCAGTCACCAGCTCATTCACAGCGAGGTGAGGCCGTTCCACTGCCGTgagtgcgggaagggcttcaggcacAACTCAGCTCTCAAcaagcaccggcgcatccacaccggggagagaccccacgagtgtccccagtgtgggaagggcttcatacgcagctccagcctgactgtccacctgaggagccacaccggggagaggccctacgagtgtgatcaatgccagaagggcttttacacctcgtctgaactcctcaggcaccagcgcatccacacggacgagaggcccttccgctgtcccgattgtggggtgggattcaagTACAACTCTGCCCTCATCGTCCActggcgcatccacaccggggagagaccctaccagtgtccccagtgtgggaagagcttcacccagagctcccacctgactgcccacctgaggagccacaccggggagaggccccaGGAGTGAGATCAGTGCCcgaagaggtttcagagcagctcccatctcctcagtcaccagcgcatccacaccgaGGTGAGGCCGTTCCGCTGCcgtgactgcgggaagggcttcaggctcagctctgccctcatcaggcaccggcgcatccacagcagggagagaccccacgagtgtgatcagtgtgggaagggcttttcTAAAACCTCCACTTTGACCGGACACCTacagaggcagcactga
- the LOC141726059 gene encoding uncharacterized protein LOC141726059: MESSEEPVAEAVWSGSTARQGEANGEEKPRRSLSRRGCKGRARGSEGERASLGHGGAQRSELGLREQLQGGEEKPHKCSECGKSFKRRSCLIVHQRTHTGSEGEKPSLEQGQSSELGVQEQLQGGEEKPHKCSECGKSFRRRSCLMRHCRIHTGERPYQCDQCQKSFMSSRDLVVHQRSHTDERPFQCPDCGMGFKRVSHLHRHRRIHTEERPYKCDHCGKDFKHSSTLITHQRIHTGERPYECDQCQKGFYTSSDLLKHQRIHTDEKPFRCPECGVGFKENSTLVRHRRIHTGERPFQCDQCQKGFLSRRDLLGHQRSHTDERPFQCPDCGTGFNLVSHLNRHRMIHTGERPYECGQCRKRFRSSSHLLSHQLIHSEERPFHCRECGKGFRQKSHLNTHRRIHTGERPYKCDQCQKGFYTSSDLLKHQRIHTDERPFRCPDCGVGFKEKSTLVTHRRIHTGERPYKCPQCGKGFIDSSSRTIHLRSHTGERPYKCDQCQKGFYTSSHLLKHQRIHTDERPFRCPDCGVGFKHNSVLIVHRRIHTGERPYQCPQCGKGFTTSGIMTKHQKSQH, translated from the coding sequence atggagagcagcgaggagccggtggccgaggccgtttggagcggctccacggctcggcagggagaagccaacggggaggagaagccgcggagatccctgagcaggaggggctgcaaaggcagagcgcggggatccgagggggaaagagccagcctgggccatggaggggctcagagatccgagctggggctccgtgagcagctccagggtggggaggagaagccccacaagtgctccgagtgtgggaagagcttcaagcgCAGATCCTGcctgattgtgcaccagagaacccacacgggatctgagggggaaaaacccagcctggagcagggtcagagctcagagctgggggtccaagagcagctccagggtggggaggagaagccccacaagtgctccgagtgtgggaagagcttcaggaggAGATCCTGCCTAATGCGGCATTGCAGAATCCACACGGGAGAGCGACCGTACCAGTGtgaccagtgccagaagagCTTTATGAGCAGCCGTGATCTCGTGGTGCACCAGCGctcacacacggacgagaggcccttccagtgccccgactgcgggatgGGGTTCAAAAGAGTCTCCCACCTCCacaggcaccggcgcatccacaccgaggagaggccctacaagtgtgatcaCTGTGGGAAGGACTTcaagcacagcagcaccctcatCACCCATCAGCgtatccacaccggggagaggccctatgagtgtgatcagtgccagaagggctTTTACACCTCGTCTGATCTCCTCaagcaccagcgcatccacacagaTGAGAAAcccttccgctgtcccgaatgtggggtgggattcaaagAGAACTCAACTTTGGTCAGACACAGgaggatccacaccggggagagacccttCCAGTGTGACCAGTGCCAGAAGGGCTTTTTGAGCCGCCGTGATCTCCTGGGGCACCAGCGctcacacacggacgagaggcccttccagtgccccgactgcgggacgGGCTTCAACCTCGTCTCCCACCTCAACAGGCACCggatgatccacaccggggagaggccctacgagtgtggtcAGTGCAGGAAACGGTTTCGgagcagctcccatctcctcagtCACCAGCTCATTCACAGCGAGGAGAGGCCGTTCCACTGCCGTgagtgcgggaagggcttcaggcaaAAGTCCCACCTCaacacccaccggcgcatccacaccggggagaggccctacaagtgtgatcagtgccagaagggctTTTACACCTCGTCTGATCTCCTCaagcaccagcgcatccacacggatgagaggcccttccgctgtcccgattgtggggtgggattcaaagAGAAGTCAACCCTCGTCACACACAGgaggatccacaccggggagagaccctacaagtgcccccagtgtgggaagggcttcataGACAGCTCCAGCCGGACTATCCATCTCAgaagccacaccggggagaggccctacaagtgtgatcagtgccagaagggctTTTACACCTCGTCTCATCTCCTCaagcaccagcgcatccacacggacgagaggcccttccgctgtcccgattgtggggtgggattcaagcacaactctgTCCTCATCGTCCACCGGCGCATTCACACCGGAGAGAGACcctaccagtgtccccagtgtgggaagggcttcaccaCGAGCGGCATCATGACCAAACACCAgaagagccagcactga
- the LOC141726060 gene encoding LOW QUALITY PROTEIN: uncharacterized protein LOC141726060 (The sequence of the model RefSeq protein was modified relative to this genomic sequence to represent the inferred CDS: substituted 1 base at 1 genomic stop codon) has translation MESSEEPEAEAVWSGSTARQGEANGEEKPRRSLSRRGCKGRARGSEGERASLGHGGAQRSELGPREQLQGGEEKPHKCSECGKSFKRRSCLIVHQRTHTGSGEEKPSLEQGQSSELGVQEQLQDGEQKPHTCLECGKSFMSRSKLIKHCRIHVSERPYTCGLCGKSFMLSSDLVSHVRSHTWERPYKCDQCRKSFQCSSHLLRHQRRIHTDERHFRCPDCGKDFKKNCQLIIHRRIHTGERLHKCDQCQKRFLQSSHLLVHQRIHADERPFRCPECGVGFKQNSALVRHRRIHTGERPYKCPQCGKDFRDSSSLTVHLRSHTGERPHKCDQCKKGFSTSSQLLKHKCIHTGERPYECPQCRKGFTSSSSLTVHLRSHTGERPYECDQCQKGFYTSSHLLSHQRIHTDERPFRCPECGVGFKHNSALIVHRRIHTGERPYQCPQCGKGFTQSSHLTAHLRSHTGERPQEXDQCQKRFQSSSHLLSHQRIHTEVRPFRCRDCGKGFRLSSALIRHRRIHSRERPHECDQCGKGFSKTSTLTGHLQRQH, from the coding sequence atggagagcagcgaggagccggaggcagaggccgtttggagcggctccacggctcggcagggagaagccaacggggaggagaagccgcggagatccctgagcaggaggggctgcaaaggcagagcgcggggatccgagggggaaagagccagcctgggccatggaggggctcagagatccgagctggggccccgtgagcagctccagggtggggaggagaagccccacaagtgctccgagtgtgggaagagcttcaagaggagatcctgcctgattgtgcaccagagaacccacacgggatctggggaggaaaaacccagcctggagcagggtcagagctcagagctgggggtccaagagcagctccaggatggggagcagaagccccacacgtgcttggaatgtgggaagagcttcatgtCGAGATCGAAACTGATCAAGCACTGCAGAATCCATGTGAGCGAGAGGCCTTACACGTGTGGGttgtgtgggaagagcttcatgcTGAGTTCTGACCTGGTTTCCCACGTGAGGAGCCACACTTGGGAGAGGCCCTATAAGTGTGATCAGTGCCGGAAGAGCTTTCAgtgcagctcccatctcctccgtCACCAGCGCCGCatccacacggacgagaggcatTTCCGCTGCCCTGATTGTGGGAAGGACTTCAAGAAGAACTGTCAGCTCATcatccaccggcgcatccacaccggggagaggctccataagtgtgatcagtgccaaAAGAGGTTTCTGCAAAGCTCCCATCTCCTCgtgcaccagcgcatccacgcggacgagaggcccttccgctgtcccgaatgtggggtgggattcaagcAGAACTCAGCTCTGGTCAGACACAGgaggatccacaccggggagagaccctacaaatgtccccagtgtgggaaggacTTCAGagacagctccagcctgactgtCCACCTCAGGAGCCACACGGGGGAAAGGCCCcacaagtgtgatcagtgcaaGAAGGGCTTTTCCACCTCGTCTCAGCTCCTCAAGCACAagtgcatccacactggggagagaccctacgagtgtccccagtgtagGAAGGGCTTCacttccagctccagcctgactgtGCACCTGAgaagccacactggggagaggccctacgagtgtgatcagtgccaaaagggcttttacacctcgtctcatctcctcagtcaccagcgcatccacacggacgagaggcccttccgctgtcccgaatgtggggtgggattcaagcacaactctgCCCTCATcgtccaccggcgcatccacaccggggagagaccctaccagtgtccccagtgtgggaagggcttcacccagagctcccacctgactgcccacctgaggagccacaccggggagaggccccaGGAGTGagatcagtgccagaagaggtttcagagcagctcccatctcctcagtcaccagcgcatccacaccgaGGTGAGGCCATTCCGCTGCcgtgactgcgggaagggcttcaggctcagctctgccctcatcaggcaccggcgcatccacagcagggagaggccccacgagtgtgatcagtgtgggaagggcttttcTAAAACCTCCACTTTGACCGGACACCTacagaggcagcactga
- the LOC141726112 gene encoding LOW QUALITY PROTEIN: uncharacterized protein LOC141726112 (The sequence of the model RefSeq protein was modified relative to this genomic sequence to represent the inferred CDS: deleted 1 base in 1 codon; substituted 1 base at 1 genomic stop codon), translated as MESSEEPVAEAVWSGSTARQGEANGEEKPHKCSECGKSFKRRSCLIVHQRTHTGSEGEKPSLEQGQSSELGVQEQLQGGEEKPHKCSECGKSFRWRSNLTVHLRIHTGDRPFECAECHQRFYSSAHLVSHQRIHTNERPFCCPDCGKGFRQKSHLVIHRRIHTEERPYKCGECGKGFTLSSHLICHQRSHTGERPYECDQCQKRFMSSSDLVVHQRSHTDERPFQCPDCGKRFNRISTLNRHRMIHTGERPYECGQCEKSFDTSSHLLRHQLIHTELRPFYCPDCGKGFKNNSNLITHQRIHTGERPYECPQCGKTFRDSSNLTAHLRSHTGEKPYECDQCQKRFLSSSDLRRHHCSHTRERPXECDQCQKGFYTSSDLLKHQRSCTREKPFRCPDCKNGFWSNSAFITHQRIHTGERPYECDQCQKGFYTSSELLVHQRIHTDEKPFRCPECGVGFKYKSALVTHRRIHTGERPHKCPQCGKGFTASSHLTVHLRTHTGERPYECDQCGKRFRHSSGLTVHLRSHTGEKPYECDQCQKSFVSSSELRKHQLTHTGEKPYKCPHCEKSFSRNFALANHQRIHTNERPFCCPDCGKGFRQKSSLVIHQRIHTGEKPYECGECGKSFTSSSNLSVHLRSHTGERPYQCDQCQKWFLRTSDLLVHQRSHTDERPFQCPDCGKGFKRISHLNRHQRIHTGERPYECDQCNKRFLNSTHLLCHRLIHTGERPHECPQCGKTFTHSSTLTVHLRSHTGERPYECDQCQKRFLRSSSLLSHKLIHTKERPFHCRDCGQSFRCNSHLNRHRRIHTGERPHKCPQCGKSFRVSSSLTVHLRSHTGERPYECGECGKSFSQISHLSRHQKSQH; from the exons atggagagcagcgaggagccggtggcagaggccgtttggagcggctccacggctcggcagggagaagccaacggggaggagaagccccacaagtgctccgagtgtgggaagagcttcaagaggagatcctgcctgattgtgcaccagagaacccacacgggatctgagggggaaaaacccagcctggagcagggtcagagctcagagctgggggtccaagagcagctccagggtggggaggagaagccccacaagtgctccgagtgtgggaagagcttcaggtggagatCCAACCTGACTGTCCACCTGAGGatccacacaggggacaggCCCTTTGAGTGTGCTGAATGCCATCAGAGGTTTTACAGCAGCGCCCATCTGGTCAGTCACCAGCGCATTCACACCAACGAGCGGCCATTTTGCTGTCCTGATTGTGGAAAGGGATTCAGGCAAAAGTCACACCTGGTTATCCACCGACGCATCCACACCGAGGAGAGACCCTAtaagtgtggggagtgtgggaagggcttcacctTGAGCTCCCACCTGATTTgccaccagaggagccacacgggggagcgaccctacgagtgtgaccagtgccagaagaggtttaTGAGCAGCTCTGATCTCGTGGTGCACCAGCGctcacacacggacgagaggcccttccagtgccccgactgcgggaagcgCTTCAACCGCATCTCCACCCTGAACAGGCACCggatgatccacaccggggagaggccctacgagtgtggtcAGTGCGAGAAAAGTTTTGACACGTCCTCCCATCTCCTCCGTCACCAGCTCATTCACACCGAGCTGAGGCCTTTCTACTGccctgactgcgggaagggcttcaagaacAACAGcaacctcatcacccaccagcgtatccacaccggggagagaccctacgagtgtccccagtgtgggaagaccTTCAGAGACAGCTCCAACCTGActgcccacctgaggagccacaccggggagaagccctacgagtgtgatcagtgccagaagaggttcctgagcagctctgatcTCCGCCGTCACCATTGCAGTCACACCAGGGAGAGGCCCTAggagtgtgatcagtgccagaag ggcTTTTACACCTCGTCTGATCTCCTCAAGCACCAGCGCTCGTGCACGCGTGAGAAACCGTTCCGCTGTCCCGATTGCAAGAATGGCTTCTGGAGTAACTCTGCCTTCATCacccaccagcgcatccacaccggggagaggccctatgagtgtgatcagtgccagaagggctTTTACACCTCGTCTGAACTCCTCgtgcaccagcgcatccacacggatGAGAAAcccttccgctgtcccgaatgtggggtgggattcaagTACAAGTCAGCTCTGGTCACACACAGgaggatccacaccggggagagaccccacaagtgtccccagtgtgggaaggggtTCACAGCCAGCTCCCACCTGACTGTCCACCTGAGAACgcacaccggggagagaccctacgagtgtgatcagtgtgGGAAGCGCTTCAGACACAGCTCCGGCCTGActgtccacctgaggagccacactggggagaagccctacgagtgtgatcagtgccagaagagtTTTGTGAGCAGCAGCGAACTCCGCAAGCACCAGCTCACCCACaccggggagaagccctacaagtgTCCCCACTGCGagaagagcttctccaggaacttcgccttggccaa TCACCAGCGCATTCACACCAACGAGCGGCCATTTTGCTGTCCCGATTGTGGAAAGGGATTCAGGCAAAAGTCCAGCCTCGTCATCCACCAGCgaatccacaccggggagaagccctatgagtgtggggagtgtgggaagagcttcacctcGAGCTCCAACCTTTCagtccacctgaggagccacacgggGGAACGACCCTACCAGTGTGACCAGTGCCAGAAGTGGTTTTTGAGGACCTCTGATCTCCTGGTGCACCAGCGctcacacacggacgagaggccctttcagtgccccgactgcgggaagggtTTCAAAAGAATCTCCCACCTCAACaggcaccagcgcatccacacaggggagaggccgtacgagtgtgatcagtgcaatAAGAGGTTCCTCAACAGCACCCACCTCCTCTGTCACCGGctcatccacaccggggagagaccccacgagtgtccccagtgtgggaagactTTCACCCACAGCTCCACCCTGACTGTCCACCTCAgaagccacaccggggagaggccctacgagtgtgatcagtgccagaagaggttcCTGAGGAGCTCCAGTCTCCTCAGCCACAAGCTCATCCACACCAAGGAGAGGCCGTTCCACTGCCGTGACTGCGGGCAGAGCTTCAGATGCAACTCCCACCTCAacaggcaccggcgcatccacactggggagagaccccacaagtgtccccagtgtgggaagagcttcagggtgagctccagcctgactgtccacctgaggagccacaccggggagagaccctatgagtgtggggagtgtgggaagagcttttcTCAAATTTCCCACTTGAGCAGACACCAgaagagccagcactga
- the LOC141726078 gene encoding uncharacterized protein LOC141726078, giving the protein MESSEEPVAEAVWSGSTARQGKANGEEKPRRSLSRRGCKGRARGSEGERASLGHGGAQRSELGPREQLQGGEEKPHKCSECGKSFRCRSNLTVHLRSHTGERPYQCDQCQKRFMSSSVLLVHQRSHTDERPFQCPDCGKGFKSVSHLNQHRRIHTGERPFECDQCNKRFLNSTHLLGHRLIHTEERPFHCRDCGQSFRCNSHLIVHRRIHTGERPHDCPQCGKTFTRSSTLTVHLRSHTGERPYECDQCQKGFYTSSDLLVHQRIHTDERPFSCPDCGVGFKEKSTLVTHRRIHTGERPYKCPQCGKGFIHSSSLTVHLRSHTGERPYKCDQCQKGFYTSSHLLKHQRIHTDERPFRCPDCGVGFKHNSALIAHRRIHTGERPYQCPQCGKGFTTSGIMTKHQKSQH; this is encoded by the coding sequence atggagagcagcgaggagccggtggcagaggccgtttggagcggctccacggctcggcagggaaaagccaacggggaggagaagccgcggagatccctgagcaggaggggctgcaaaggcagagcgcggggatccgagggggaaagagccagcctgggccatggaggggctcagagatccgagctggggccccgtgagcagctccagggtggggaggagaagccccacaagtgctccgagtgtgggaagagcttcaggtgtaGGTCCAACCTGActgtccacctgaggagccacacgggGGAGCGACCCTACCAGTGTGACCAATGCCAGAAGAGGTTTATGAGCAGCTCTGTACTCCTGGTGCACCAGCGCTCACACAcggatgagaggcccttccagtgccccgactgtgggaagggcttcaaaaGCGTCTCCCACCTCAACcagcaccggcgcatccacacgggggagaggccctttgagtgtgatcagtgcaatAAGAGGTTCCTCAACAGCACCCACCTCCTCGGTCACCGGCTCatccacaccgaggagaggccgtTCCACTGTCGTGACTGCGGGCAGAGCTTCCGAtgcaactcccacctcatcgtccaccggcgcatccacaccggggagagaccccacgattgtccccagtgtgggaagactTTCACCCGCAGCTCCACCCTGACTGTCCACCTCAgaagccacaccggggagaggccctacgagtgtgatcagtgccagaagggctTTTACACCTCGTCTGATCTCCTTgtgcaccagcgcatccacacggacgagaggcccttcagCTGCCCTgattgtggggtgggattcaaagAGAAGTCAACCCTCGTCACACACAGgaggatccacaccggggagagaccctacaagtgcccccagtgtgggaagggcttcatacacagctccagcctgactgtCCACCTCAgaagccacaccggggagaggccctacaagtgtgatcagtgccagaagggctTTTACACCTCGTCTCATCTCCTCaagcaccagcgcatccacacggacgagaggcccttccgctgtcccgattgtggggtgggattcaagcacaactctgCCCTCATcgcccaccggcgcatccacactggggagagaccctaccagtgtccccagtgtgggaagggcttcaccaCGAGTGGCATCATGACCAAACACCAgaagagccagcactga